The following is a genomic window from Desulfomonilia bacterium.
GCTCATAAGCCGGGCCGAACATGCCGGGCTGGACAAGAGCTGTCTGGTTCAGCTCGTTAATTTTGAGCAGCTTGTTCATGTGTGTGCTGAGTACGAGTGTGACCCCGCCTTTTGCAGGCTTGCATCCGAAGTTAACTGATGATCCCGCAGCAAAAACGGTTACAGGAATTTTTTCGCTGTTGCAATATTCAACTATTTTCGCGACATCATGCTTATCCCTGGGATGAAGGACTACATCTGCAATTTCACTTATAATGCCTTTCCTCAGTTCAAGCATTTCCTCCGTAGTTTTGCCGTATGAGAATCTGACGCGTGAAAAATCATCAAGTGATACATTCTCATTACCCACGATTGCTGAAAGCTTTTCTATCTGCCCGGGATTCAGTGCCGGCGGTCTGTTCAAAACCACCCGTGTATTTCCTTCATCCTTCTTCTTTTTAAAATCGTCATCAGTCAGTCCGAATTCTTCTTTCATCATTTCATACCAGTGGGCACTCGGATGCTTGAAATGGTTGGGATCTCCGTATTTAAAAATAGACCTGTAGGAACCTGTTGCCGGTGCCGTTTCCGTCCATGATGGGATGAAGTGATTTTTTCCAAACATAATAACTCTCCTTTAATAAGGTATTAAATCCTATTCGGCAGGTACCCTGAGCAAGTTTACCGTTTCTTCAATTTCGTCACTGATGCGTTTTGTATTCCAGTGCAATTCGCGGCCTGCCGTTTCGGCAACTTTTTCAAGTATATCGGTACCCGGATTTCCAAGTGTCGCTATCCCTGTCCTTCGAAGAACGATATCCGATAGCTTTTGCGCCATTTCATTTCTCACGGCATGTGAAACCTGTGCAAGGATTTCTCCATCACTGTCAAGAACATCTGTCAGATGCTTCTCTGACCTGGCGATTCCCATAACGTCAAAGCATTCCGTACCGTAGTTTCTGCCGAGATATTCCACGGTCTCTCCTGAAAAGTCCCTGTTGTTTTTCTGAAGGTCATACATGAAGGTGTTCATGTCCTTGATCTCGCAGCCCCAGAGATATTTTCTGCCGGTTATAGCTGCCCCTGCGGGAATGCCCATTTTATGCATAACCAGATTCATGCAGTTTTCAGCCAGATTACGGCTTGTAGTATACTTTCCGCCTTCAACGGTGACCAATCCGTCCAGGCCTTCATTTTTATTATCATAAATTTCATATTTTCTGGAACTTGAATATGTCTCCTCTGTCTGCTCCTCGACCAGCGGGCGGAGTCCGCCAAAGGCATATCTGACATCCTCATATGACAGACTGCCGTCGCCAAAAGACATGTTAACTTCATTGATCAATTCAATAATGCTCTCTTTTGTAACCCTGTAATCATCAGGAGAACCCGAATATGGTTTGTCCGTAGTGCCGATAAGGGTGTGGTTTCTCCACGGAATAAGGAAGAAGTGCCTTCCTTTTGGCGTAATCGTGCCGACAACGTATTTTCCTGAAAGCATTTTCTTGTTCGTTATTATGTGGATACCTTCAGAACGCCTGAGCGAGCATGAAGAACCTGGTTTTGCCAGTCCGAGTATGATGTCGGCCCATGGTCCCCCGCAGTTTATCGTTATCTTTCCCCGTATTTCATGGGTGGCGCCGTTAAGTGTGTCGGTGACCTTGACCCCTGTAACGCGGTTATCTTCAATCAGGAATCCGTTGACAAGTGTATAATTTGCAGCCTTTGCTCCGTAAGAAACTGCTGATTTGATAAATGCGAGCGTAAGGCGTTCGGGGAAAATGCTTGTGCAGTCGTAGAATATAGAAGCCCCGGTCAGTCTGTCTTTTCTCACATTCGGTTCATTAATGAGAACTTTATCCTTTGACATGCTGTGATGGTAGGGAACCTTCTTGCTCTTGTCCCAGGTAAAACCTTTATCGAAGGAGAGCATATCATACAGGAGCATGGCCACCTTCATTACGCGTTTTCTGTTTGATATCGGCAAAGAGCTGTGTGTCATCATGATTGGGGTGGGATAAACAAAATTCGGGGCGATGTTTTCCAGCACACGCCTCTCTCGCAGCGATTCCCTTACAAGGCCGAATTCTCCGTTCGCCAGATATCTGAGTCCCCCGTGAATCAGTTTTGAGGTGACAGAAGAAGTGGCCCAGGAAAAGTCTTTTTTTTCAACAAGTGCAACCTTAAGTCCTCTTGTCGCCGCGTCATAGGCAATCGATGCCCCGGTAATACCGCCTCCAATTACAATAATGTCGAAGTGTTCGCCCTGGTAATTATCAATAAATCTTTTCATAGCTCAGACTCCTGAGTTTTATTAAGATATTCTCTTGTCGCGTTTTCAGTAAATTCAAGGATTTCCTTCATTATGCTTCTGGCTCTTAATGCATCGCTGTTGTTGAGGGCCTTGAAAATCTCCTTATGGAATTTTTCTGTCCTTTTTACATTTTTTTCATTGTTGAAATAGAGATAGCTAAGGTCGCGGTATGTCTGATTAAAGAAATTAAGCAGTATTATATACAGTATGTTTTTTGTAGATCTGGCTATCAACTGATGAACCAGCAGGTCTTTTTCCTGAATTGGAATGGATGAATCCTGAACGGCCTTTTCAAGCTCGGCAAGGTCTATTTCCGTACGCCGTTGGGCGGCAAGCCCCGCCATTTCCGTGCATAAGGTATTGCGGGCTTCAATGAGAGAGAAGAATATGTCCTTGTTAACAGAGCCGTTCCCGTGTGCGATAATGCTCTTAATAAGCTCCAGATTGCCGTTCATGGCGAAATCCTTAACATAAACACCATTTCCGTGCTGAATTTCGAGGAGACCATGTGTTTCAAGTCTTCTTATGGCTTCACGCACCGTGGCACGGTTTACTCCAAAAGTGAGTGCGAGTTCGCGCTCGGACGGAAGCCTGGACCCGGGCTGTATTTCGCCCCTGATTATCTTCCCCTCTATCACCCCGGCTATCTCTTCATGAAGCCTTGTCCTGGTCAACGGCTCGGCAAATATTTCCGGTACAGTCACATATGCTCCTATAAATGGTTGGGTGGTACAGTGGTTGAACCAATAAATTAAAAATACTGAGATTTCAAGAAAATATTTTTCTTTTTTATTATAAAATTATATTAATATTTATGAGGGGATTGCATGAAACCATCGTACAGAATGATCTGGATTATGGCTCTGATTGGTATCTTTATCACTTCAGGCTGCTCAAATGATAAAGAAGAAAGCGGTTCCGGTTCTGGGCGTTCGCTGTTCCGTAGTGACAATATTCCTCCTGTTCCGGGGAAAAAAATTACATTAACGCAGAAGACTCCCCAGAACATAGTAGTTACGTGGGATGCATCCTCTGATTATGAAACGCTTCAGAAGAACCTGCAATACAAGCTTGTTTATTCAGCAAGGAACAATATAGGCACTGTCGATAGCGCAGAAAGAAACGGTACGGTAGTTATGGGATGGACCCCCGGGACTCTGTCAAGGCAGGTTAAAGGCTTGCCATCAACCGGTGCTTATTATTTTACGGTACTTGTAAGAGATGAGGCAGGCAATATGGCTGTATATGTTCCCCAATCCCTGTCCGCTCAAGAGTCTAATCTCTCTGTTGCAAACATGTCGATGAGAGATGAAGCCGGAAACAAAACCGTTTTCACGCCGCGTAAATCGTCTGCTCATGACACGAATACACCTCAAGTCGTATCAGGCCTTGTTGTTAGCGATATAACATTTGACGGTGCCACTGTTTCATGGGAGCCTGCAGACGATGATGTTACACCGCCTGACAGACTGCAGTATAAGGTCATATATTCAACAAACCGGGATATGGATAATGTGAAAGATGCTGAAAATAACGGACAGTCTGCAATGGAGTGGACGGCAAATATAACTTCCCACAGGATAAGCGGCCTTGAACCTTCAACAACCTATTATATTGCAACTCTGGTAAGGGATGAGGCTGGAAATACGGCCATCTACGAGCCCCGTGAAGTAACGACAACATCACAGTCAGGCAAGGGTTCAGGTGAGTAAAGAAATCAGAGATATTAACAGTATGGAAGAAGAATGTACTTGCCGTATCTCTGATGAAATATATTCATAAAAGATCTGGAGGTCCGCATGTCTTTACCGAACAGGCAAAACCCGTATTCTTTTGACGACTTTCTTTCCTGGAGGAAATCCATAGATTATTACCTTGATGACAAATTTCTTCAGAAGGTTCTGAAGCATTTTTCCGCAGGCGACTGGGATGATGTGGACCATGAACTAAGGAGAATGTCGGCAGATGTATCTTTTAACTGGCGCGATCTCAGCGATGCCATAGCCGTCCCCGAAAAAAGACCTTATGTGATGCATTATGACGGCCATAATCACAGAATAGACAGGATTGTGAGGCCGGCGGAGACTCTTAAACTTGAAAAAGAGATATTTTCCCAGGCGATATTTTCTGAAAAAACTAATCCCTGGGTGCGCCTTGCCAAGATGTTTCTCATCTACCAGAACGGTGAGGCTTGCGTAGCCTGTCCCATGGTATGCACGGAAGGCCTGGTTGCACTCCTCGATCGTTATGCAGATACGCCGGTGCTTAAAAATATTCTCAGGCATTGCAAGGAAGGGATAAATGGCGATTTCGGCATTGGTGCCCAGTATCTCTCGGAGATACAGGGCGGATCAGATGTCCCTTCAAATCTTATTGAAGCTGTAAGGGATGGCGATGTCTGGCGGATATACGGAACAAAATTCTTCTGTTCGGCAACTCATGCCGATTATGCGGTTGTAACAGCAAAGCCTTCAGGCAGTGAAAAAGTTGGCCTTTTCATAGTCCCTTCATGGCTAGAGGGGGATAAGGAAAAAGAGAAAAGAAACGGTTTTACGATAGACAGGATCAAATGGAAGATGGGTACCAGCGAACTTACTACTGCCGAGATTACCTTTAATGGATCAATCGCATATCAAGCAGGCCCTCTGGACAGGGGTCTAGCAAATGTCGTCGGTATCGTTCTTACATATTCCAGGCTTACAGTGGGTCTGTCTGCGGCTGCAAGCATGACCCGTGCGGCGAGAGAGGCAAAGGGATATGCGGAAAGGAGATCGGCCTTCGGTTTAAATATTGATTTATTCCCCATGCTCAAAGGCCAGCTTTCAAAGCTGGATCTTAATGCGAAAAGGACAACTGCCGGGGCTTTCAAGCTGTATCATGAATTCCTTGCACTCCCCGGAGGACTGAAAGGCGGAATTGTTACCGACGAACCAGAAGATACCAGAAAAAAGCGGTTTGCGATAAGAGAGCTTATAATGCTGCAAAAAATTGCAGCCTCATGGGATGCAACCGATATGCTGAGGCTCGCAATGAGTGTCTTCGGCGGGCATGGGGTAATGGAAGATTTTTCGTCCCTGCCGAGGCTTTTCAGGGATGCGGCCATAAACGAACTGTGGGAAGGACCCCGTAATGTTCTCCTGACTCAGATTCACAGGGATCTATCGAGGGCTGCGGCATGGTATGCACCTGAAGAGTTTGTTAAAGACATCCTCTCAGGTGCTGATAATGTGATTATTTCAGGTATGTCCGGAAGAATGAAGGAACTGTCTCAATGCAATCTGCTGGGTAATGATGATTCTTCAATATCTGCATGTGAAAAATGGGACACATTCTGCCACGATCTTTTCCATGCCTATCAGGATATTGCACTGACAGAGGTCAATGATGGCTGAATGCAATTTTTCTGGTAAGTAAAAACAGGTTTGATATAATCGTTCTGATTGTTAGATAAAACCTTGAATATTAAGGAGCCTCAAATGAGGATACTGGTAATTGAAGATGAAAAAAAGGTGGCAGGATTTCTGAAGAATGGTCTTAAAGAGGAAGGTTATG
Proteins encoded in this region:
- a CDS encoding glycerol-3-phosphate dehydrogenase/oxidase, which translates into the protein MKRFIDNYQGEHFDIIVIGGGITGASIAYDAATRGLKVALVEKKDFSWATSSVTSKLIHGGLRYLANGEFGLVRESLRERRVLENIAPNFVYPTPIMMTHSSLPISNRKRVMKVAMLLYDMLSFDKGFTWDKSKKVPYHHSMSKDKVLINEPNVRKDRLTGASIFYDCTSIFPERLTLAFIKSAVSYGAKAANYTLVNGFLIEDNRVTGVKVTDTLNGATHEIRGKITINCGGPWADIILGLAKPGSSCSLRRSEGIHIITNKKMLSGKYVVGTITPKGRHFFLIPWRNHTLIGTTDKPYSGSPDDYRVTKESIIELINEVNMSFGDGSLSYEDVRYAFGGLRPLVEEQTEETYSSSRKYEIYDNKNEGLDGLVTVEGGKYTTSRNLAENCMNLVMHKMGIPAGAAITGRKYLWGCEIKDMNTFMYDLQKNNRDFSGETVEYLGRNYGTECFDVMGIARSEKHLTDVLDSDGEILAQVSHAVRNEMAQKLSDIVLRRTGIATLGNPGTDILEKVAETAGRELHWNTKRISDEIEETVNLLRVPAE
- a CDS encoding FadR/GntR family transcriptional regulator → MTVPEIFAEPLTRTRLHEEIAGVIEGKIIRGEIQPGSRLPSERELALTFGVNRATVREAIRRLETHGLLEIQHGNGVYVKDFAMNGNLELIKSIIAHGNGSVNKDIFFSLIEARNTLCTEMAGLAAQRRTEIDLAELEKAVQDSSIPIQEKDLLVHQLIARSTKNILYIILLNFFNQTYRDLSYLYFNNEKNVKRTEKFHKEIFKALNNSDALRARSIMKEILEFTENATREYLNKTQESEL
- a CDS encoding fibronectin type III domain-containing protein, with product MKPSYRMIWIMALIGIFITSGCSNDKEESGSGSGRSLFRSDNIPPVPGKKITLTQKTPQNIVVTWDASSDYETLQKNLQYKLVYSARNNIGTVDSAERNGTVVMGWTPGTLSRQVKGLPSTGAYYFTVLVRDEAGNMAVYVPQSLSAQESNLSVANMSMRDEAGNKTVFTPRKSSAHDTNTPQVVSGLVVSDITFDGATVSWEPADDDVTPPDRLQYKVIYSTNRDMDNVKDAENNGQSAMEWTANITSHRISGLEPSTTYYIATLVRDEAGNTAIYEPREVTTTSQSGKGSGE
- a CDS encoding acyl-CoA dehydrogenase family protein, whose protein sequence is MSLPNRQNPYSFDDFLSWRKSIDYYLDDKFLQKVLKHFSAGDWDDVDHELRRMSADVSFNWRDLSDAIAVPEKRPYVMHYDGHNHRIDRIVRPAETLKLEKEIFSQAIFSEKTNPWVRLAKMFLIYQNGEACVACPMVCTEGLVALLDRYADTPVLKNILRHCKEGINGDFGIGAQYLSEIQGGSDVPSNLIEAVRDGDVWRIYGTKFFCSATHADYAVVTAKPSGSEKVGLFIVPSWLEGDKEKEKRNGFTIDRIKWKMGTSELTTAEITFNGSIAYQAGPLDRGLANVVGIVLTYSRLTVGLSAAASMTRAAREAKGYAERRSAFGLNIDLFPMLKGQLSKLDLNAKRTTAGAFKLYHEFLALPGGLKGGIVTDEPEDTRKKRFAIRELIMLQKIAASWDATDMLRLAMSVFGGHGVMEDFSSLPRLFRDAAINELWEGPRNVLLTQIHRDLSRAAAWYAPEEFVKDILSGADNVIISGMSGRMKELSQCNLLGNDDSSISACEKWDTFCHDLFHAYQDIALTEVNDG